In Virgibacillus sp. NKC19-16, a single genomic region encodes these proteins:
- a CDS encoding DUF2812 domain-containing protein — protein MKDIKYITNGGLAFSEEKEMKKLQEYAREGWIFEGFVLFGFYFKLRKGESQNIVYSLDYRDDADEEYFAFFEAAGWSAVYSNAGMHIFTAAPGTKPIYTDNDTIAETYEKEKNRMAKGFMGSLIISVILITLLALANNVIVTVFIAFLFSLSIASLVFTWMPYRAYKSKLKKLGSMKRYDAEQ, from the coding sequence TTGAAGGATATAAAATACATTACTAACGGAGGATTGGCATTCTCAGAGGAAAAGGAAATGAAAAAGCTGCAGGAATATGCGAGAGAGGGCTGGATTTTTGAAGGCTTTGTCCTTTTTGGATTTTATTTTAAATTAAGAAAAGGAGAGAGCCAAAACATCGTATATAGCTTGGATTACCGGGATGATGCTGATGAGGAGTACTTCGCATTTTTTGAAGCTGCGGGTTGGTCAGCCGTCTATTCAAATGCTGGCATGCATATATTTACAGCAGCGCCAGGGACAAAGCCAATTTATACAGACAACGATACGATCGCCGAAACATACGAGAAAGAAAAGAATCGAATGGCGAAAGGTTTTATGGGGTCTTTGATTATTAGTGTTATACTAATTACGCTTCTTGCCTTAGCTAATAATGTAATAGTAACGGTCTTTATAGCATTTTTGTTTTCCTTATCCATTGCTAGTTTGGTCTTTACTTGGATGCCGTATCGGGCTTACAAATCAAAACTAAAGAAACTGGGGAGTATGAAGCGTTATGATGCCGAACAATAA
- a CDS encoding PadR family transcriptional regulator produces MPRNDSIEMGELTDSAYYILLSLVDAKHGYVVMQTIEEMTDNRLSIGPASMYTIIKKLLAADLIKQVGDKDKKRKTYVATEKGLELLKKEVERRREMVRHAEKILHQKEREIN; encoded by the coding sequence ATGCCTAGAAATGATTCCATAGAGATGGGTGAGTTAACGGATAGTGCTTATTACATACTCCTTTCTCTGGTAGATGCAAAGCATGGCTATGTCGTTATGCAAACCATAGAAGAGATGACCGATAACCGTTTATCCATTGGCCCTGCCTCTATGTACACCATTATAAAAAAGCTTTTGGCAGCTGACTTAATTAAACAAGTTGGTGATAAAGATAAAAAAAGAAAAACATACGTTGCTACGGAAAAAGGCCTCGAGCTTTTAAAGAAAGAGGTGGAGCGCAGACGTGAAATGGTTCGGCATGCAGAGAAAATTTTGCACCAAAAGGAGCGTGAAATAAATTGA
- the cdaS gene encoding sporulation-specific diadenylate cyclase CdaS has protein sequence MPSIEPHLSMIGRLKGSLIQLTEEIDQMIDTIDIEESNVLNKFEQIHHSFHNVQTTTASYYLKLYLSPFTAQYDVLSTAVQHLSERRHGALIVIQRKDELDSLIHSGLPLNADLSYSLMESIFYTGSPLHDGAVLICNDTIISAANVLPLSEHKADGKKLGTRHRAALGLSEQTDALVLVVSEETGRATFALDGKLYPIRTTGVV, from the coding sequence ATGCCTTCGATTGAGCCACATTTATCCATGATCGGGCGATTGAAAGGGAGCTTGATACAGTTAACGGAGGAAATCGATCAAATGATTGATACCATTGATATAGAAGAATCCAATGTGTTAAATAAATTTGAACAGATACATCATTCCTTTCATAATGTCCAAACTACAACCGCATCTTATTACCTGAAATTATATTTATCGCCCTTTACCGCCCAATATGATGTACTTTCCACAGCCGTCCAACATTTATCAGAACGGAGACATGGTGCATTAATTGTGATCCAACGAAAGGACGAATTGGATAGTCTAATTCATTCTGGTTTGCCCCTCAATGCTGACCTGTCCTATTCGCTGATGGAATCCATTTTTTACACAGGCAGTCCCCTGCATGATGGGGCAGTCTTAATATGTAATGATACGATTATTTCTGCTGCAAATGTACTCCCATTATCGGAGCACAAGGCTGATGGTAAAAAACTCGGAACCAGGCACCGTGCAGCTCTTGGCCTTTCTGAACAAACGGATGCACTGGTACTGGTTGTGTCAGAGGAAACCGGAAGAGCGACTTTTGCATTAGACGGAAAATTGTATCCGATACGGACGACTGGGGTGGTGTAA
- a CDS encoding CynX/NimT family MFS transporter produces MEKSVTKIDNPQRNKLALWGLVIGIILIASNLRAPLTSVGSLLSFIRDGLGLSNTLAGLITTLPLLAFAFLSPFAPKIANRIGMERTFFFSLILLTIGLIVRPFFGAVLLFAGTILIGLAIAIGNVLLPSFIKINFPLKIGIMTGLYAVFMNVFGALAAGISVPLASISGIGWQGSLAFWAVLSIIATAIWIPQLRRKNNTDQVGGTPSQNSSSIWKSSLAWHITIFMGLQSLIYNTMLTWLPVILQTQGYSSSTAGWMLSLMQFGLIPTTFIVPLIAEKMANQKLIGALSGILFLIGVIGLIFGNPILNPVAALLIGIASGSAFSLSMMFFSLRSRDGKQTSEMSGMGQSFGYLMAAAGPVTAGALHDVTNGWLVPLIVLCILAVIIVIAGVESGKDRKISA; encoded by the coding sequence TTGGAGAAATCAGTAACAAAAATAGATAATCCACAACGAAATAAATTAGCATTATGGGGGCTAGTGATTGGAATTATATTGATTGCATCCAACCTTAGGGCACCATTGACTTCGGTAGGATCGCTCCTATCATTTATTCGCGACGGCCTTGGTCTCAGCAATACTCTAGCAGGATTGATTACGACACTACCGCTACTCGCCTTTGCATTCCTTTCCCCGTTTGCACCGAAAATTGCAAACCGAATTGGGATGGAAAGGACATTTTTCTTTTCATTAATTCTATTAACAATCGGACTTATCGTTCGTCCTTTTTTCGGGGCAGTCCTACTATTTGCAGGTACGATATTAATTGGCCTAGCTATTGCAATTGGAAATGTGCTGTTGCCAAGCTTTATTAAAATAAATTTCCCGCTTAAAATTGGTATCATGACAGGTCTATATGCTGTTTTTATGAACGTGTTCGGTGCATTGGCTGCCGGCATCAGTGTGCCATTAGCATCTATTTCCGGAATAGGCTGGCAAGGGTCACTTGCATTTTGGGCTGTTCTTTCTATAATAGCGACGGCGATCTGGATTCCGCAGCTTCGTAGAAAAAATAATACGGACCAGGTAGGCGGCACTCCATCACAGAATAGTAGTAGTATATGGAAGTCCTCTCTAGCTTGGCATATCACTATATTTATGGGTTTGCAATCATTAATTTATAATACCATGCTTACGTGGCTGCCAGTAATTCTTCAAACGCAGGGTTATAGTTCCAGTACAGCAGGATGGATGTTATCGCTTATGCAGTTTGGCCTCATTCCGACCACATTTATCGTCCCGCTTATAGCAGAAAAAATGGCTAATCAGAAATTAATCGGGGCTTTAAGCGGGATATTGTTTCTTATTGGGGTAATCGGATTGATTTTTGGCAACCCAATTCTTAATCCTGTAGCTGCATTATTGATTGGAATTGCTTCTGGATCTGCCTTTAGCTTATCGATGATGTTTTTCAGCTTGCGATCAAGAGATGGTAAGCAAACATCGGAAATGTCAGGAATGGGGCAGTCTTTTGGCTATTTAATGGCAGCGGCCGGACCTGTCACTGCCGGGGCACTTCATGATGTAACGAATGGGTGGCTGGTGCCTCTAATTGTGTTGTGTATTTTAGCTGTTATTATCGTGATTGCCGGAGTAGAGTCTGGGAAAGATAGAAAGATATCGGCTTGA
- the dnaB gene encoding replicative DNA helicase, with product MSEAWNDRIPPHNIEAEQSVIGAVFLEPESFSTASELLVAEDFYRAGHQRIFQAMMSLADKGEPIDVVTVTTYLQNQKTLDEAGGVAYLSEVAGSVPTAANIQYYSKIVEEKALLRRLIRTATDIVTSGFEKEDDVEAVLNEAEKNILEVSSRQQTGAFKTIKDVLIEVYDTIEQLHQATSDITGIATGFRDLDKITSGFQRNDLIIVAARPSVGKTAFALNVAQNVAVNSDENVAIFSLEMGADQLVQRMLCAEGNIDSQRLRNGQLQADDWSKLTMAMGSLSNAGIYIDDSPGIRVSEIRSKCRRLKQEDGLGMILIDYLQLIQGTGNSRENRQQEVSEISRELKGLARELNVPLIALSQLSRGVESRQDKRPMMSDLRESGSIEQDADIVGFLYRDDYYDAESEKENIIEIIISKQRNGPTGSVELAFVKEYNKFVDLDHRYQESDVPPVPV from the coding sequence ATGAGTGAGGCTTGGAATGACCGCATACCCCCACATAATATAGAAGCGGAGCAATCTGTTATTGGTGCTGTGTTCCTGGAGCCGGAGTCCTTTTCAACGGCGTCTGAATTATTGGTAGCGGAAGATTTTTACCGGGCAGGCCACCAACGTATATTCCAGGCAATGATGAGTCTTGCTGATAAGGGTGAGCCAATTGATGTTGTCACGGTAACGACCTACCTGCAAAATCAAAAGACGCTCGATGAAGCTGGTGGCGTGGCGTACCTTTCTGAAGTTGCCGGCAGTGTACCAACCGCTGCTAATATCCAATATTACAGTAAAATTGTTGAAGAAAAGGCATTGCTCCGTCGTCTAATTCGCACGGCTACAGATATTGTCACATCCGGATTTGAAAAAGAAGATGATGTTGAAGCGGTATTGAACGAAGCAGAGAAAAATATTTTAGAAGTATCGAGCCGTCAACAAACGGGGGCTTTTAAAACGATTAAAGATGTGCTGATCGAAGTGTATGACACGATTGAACAGCTCCATCAGGCTACGTCAGATATCACCGGTATTGCAACGGGATTTCGTGATTTAGACAAAATTACGTCCGGCTTTCAGCGAAATGATTTAATTATTGTAGCAGCGCGTCCATCTGTTGGTAAAACAGCTTTTGCCTTGAATGTTGCGCAAAATGTTGCTGTAAACAGCGACGAGAATGTTGCTATTTTCAGTCTGGAGATGGGTGCAGATCAGCTTGTGCAGCGTATGCTTTGTGCAGAGGGAAATATTGATTCCCAGCGCCTGCGTAATGGACAACTCCAGGCAGATGACTGGAGTAAGCTAACGATGGCAATGGGGTCCCTTTCCAATGCCGGCATCTATATCGATGACTCGCCGGGAATTCGTGTGAGTGAGATTCGTTCTAAATGCCGTCGCTTAAAGCAGGAAGACGGACTTGGTATGATTTTAATCGATTATCTGCAGCTTATTCAGGGTACCGGAAATTCTCGTGAAAATCGGCAACAAGAAGTCTCGGAAATCTCCCGGGAGTTAAAAGGGCTGGCACGTGAATTAAATGTTCCATTAATTGCCCTATCGCAGCTGTCCCGTGGCGTTGAATCACGACAGGACAAGCGCCCGATGATGTCTGACTTGCGTGAGTCAGGAAGTATAGAGCAAGATGCTGATATTGTAGGATTCCTGTACCGTGATGACTACTATGATGCAGAATCTGAGAAAGAGAATATCATCGAAATCATCATTTCCAAACAACGTAACGGCCCAACCGGATCGGTGGAGCTAGCGTTTGTGAAAGAATACAATAAATTCGTGGACCTGGATCACCGCTATCAAGAGAGTGATGTACCGCCAGTTCCAGTTTAA
- the rplI gene encoding 50S ribosomal protein L9: MKVIFLKDVKGKGNKGEVKNVSDGYARNYLLKNNIAQEATPGNLKALEAKQRKDAQQEQKVKEEAMDLKDTLADLDVELKAKSGDNGRLFGSITSKHIAESLEKDHGYKIDKRKIELDEPIRALGYTTVPVKLHPEVSGSVTVHVTEK, from the coding sequence ATGAAAGTAATTTTTCTAAAAGATGTAAAAGGAAAAGGTAATAAAGGCGAAGTGAAAAATGTTTCGGATGGCTATGCACGTAATTATTTACTGAAAAATAACATTGCCCAAGAAGCAACACCCGGAAATTTGAAAGCATTGGAAGCCAAACAGCGTAAAGACGCGCAACAGGAACAAAAGGTTAAAGAAGAAGCAATGGACCTAAAAGATACATTGGCAGATTTGGATGTTGAGTTAAAAGCCAAATCAGGCGACAACGGACGTCTCTTTGGTTCGATCACAAGTAAACACATTGCTGAATCACTGGAAAAAGATCACGGCTATAAAATCGATAAACGAAAAATCGAACTGGATGAGCCGATTCGCGCATTAGGTTATACAACAGTGCCTGTTAAGCTGCATCCGGAAGTTTCCGGTTCGGTTACCGTGCATGTAACGGAAAAGTAA
- a CDS encoding DHH family phosphoesterase — protein MPDLQKKPKLSSHLWVIYVLSILLLAVIWYFQWVLGLIMTLFLAASIYYSIRTERTLLQEAEKYIATISHRIKKVGDEALLEMPFGIVLYSEDYKIEWANPYMNKFAEENNTIVGNSLNMLSEDLIPMIKESKENVWFEMEGYEFETKVKKEERLLYVFDRTEHSELQTLYHNDKTVLAIIYLDNYEEITQNMDDRLKSQLNSQVTSVLNNWSSENGLYLKRTSQERFLAIGTQEILQELENAKFDILDKVREVDVEQGNAVTLSIGVGYGEASLPDLGGLAQSSLDLALGRGGDQVAIKDEAGKVRFYGGKTNPMEKRTRVRARVISHALMELVRVSDNVIIMGHKSPDMDSLGAAIGILNIAKTNGVEGHIVFDPDDVDTGVYRLVEAIQKDEELWGDLIDPEEAEELTGSRSLVVVVDTHRPSMVANEDLLQKTDYKVVIDHHRRGEEFIDNPTLVYMEPYASSTAELVTELLEYQPKNLKLKILEATALLAGIIVDTKSFSMRTGSRTFDAASYLRSKGADNVLVQQFMKEDLDVYIKRSKLIERSEVYRDSIAISTAESGKTYGHILIAQAADTLLTMSGIKASFVISERKDGRIGISARSLGEINVQVIMEKMDGGGHLTNAATQIEDTNLEDAEGLLKDILDEYFGGGESE, from the coding sequence ATGCCAGATTTACAAAAGAAACCAAAACTTAGCAGTCATTTATGGGTGATTTATGTACTGTCCATTCTGCTGCTTGCTGTCATATGGTATTTCCAATGGGTGCTTGGACTCATCATGACATTGTTTTTAGCTGCTTCCATTTACTACAGCATACGAACAGAGAGAACATTGCTTCAAGAAGCAGAAAAATATATAGCTACCATCTCCCATCGGATTAAAAAAGTAGGAGATGAAGCATTACTGGAAATGCCATTTGGTATTGTTTTATATAGTGAGGACTACAAGATCGAATGGGCAAATCCATATATGAATAAATTTGCCGAAGAGAATAACACAATTGTCGGGAATTCACTGAACATGCTTTCTGAAGATCTTATCCCAATGATTAAGGAAAGTAAAGAGAATGTATGGTTTGAAATGGAAGGCTATGAATTTGAAACAAAGGTAAAAAAAGAAGAGCGCTTGTTGTATGTGTTTGATCGTACAGAGCATTCGGAATTACAAACACTGTATCATAATGATAAAACAGTTTTAGCTATTATTTATTTGGACAATTACGAGGAAATTACGCAAAATATGGATGATAGGCTGAAAAGTCAATTGAATTCACAAGTAACCTCTGTCTTAAATAATTGGTCATCAGAGAATGGGCTTTATTTGAAACGGACATCTCAAGAACGGTTTTTAGCAATAGGGACGCAGGAAATTCTGCAAGAGCTGGAAAACGCAAAATTTGATATCCTGGATAAAGTCCGTGAAGTAGACGTCGAACAGGGTAACGCGGTTACACTTAGTATAGGTGTCGGATATGGTGAGGCATCACTCCCTGATCTTGGAGGGCTGGCACAATCTAGCCTGGATCTTGCCCTTGGACGTGGTGGTGATCAGGTCGCGATCAAAGATGAAGCCGGGAAAGTTCGTTTTTATGGTGGAAAGACAAACCCAATGGAAAAGCGAACCAGGGTTCGGGCGCGCGTTATTTCCCATGCCTTGATGGAACTTGTCAGAGTAAGTGATAATGTCATTATTATGGGACATAAATCACCGGATATGGATTCGCTCGGTGCGGCAATCGGTATTTTAAATATAGCGAAAACAAATGGTGTGGAGGGTCACATCGTGTTTGACCCGGATGATGTCGATACAGGGGTCTATCGCTTAGTTGAGGCAATACAGAAAGATGAGGAACTATGGGGGGATTTAATTGATCCGGAAGAGGCAGAAGAGCTTACCGGTAGCCGTAGCTTAGTTGTTGTGGTGGATACTCATCGACCTTCGATGGTTGCAAATGAAGATCTGCTTCAAAAAACGGACTACAAAGTGGTTATTGATCATCACCGTCGAGGCGAGGAATTTATTGATAATCCAACACTCGTATATATGGAACCATATGCGTCTTCAACCGCAGAGCTTGTAACAGAGCTGCTTGAGTATCAGCCGAAAAACCTGAAACTGAAAATACTTGAAGCGACAGCGTTGTTAGCAGGTATTATTGTTGATACAAAAAGCTTTTCTATGCGAACAGGCTCACGCACCTTTGACGCTGCTTCCTATTTGCGTTCCAAAGGCGCCGATAACGTGTTGGTGCAGCAGTTTATGAAGGAAGATCTGGATGTTTATATAAAACGTAGTAAATTGATTGAACGCTCCGAGGTCTACCGTGATTCTATTGCTATTTCAACCGCAGAATCCGGCAAGACTTATGGGCATATATTAATAGCTCAAGCAGCTGATACGCTCTTAACAATGAGCGGTATTAAGGCATCATTTGTTATCTCTGAACGTAAAGATGGCAGAATTGGCATCAGCGCACGTTCGCTAGGTGAAATCAATGTGCAGGTTATTATGGAAAAAATGGATGGTGGCGGTCACTTAACAAATGCTGCTACACAAATTGAAGACACGAACCTCGAGGATGCCGAGGGCTTATTAAAGGATATTTTAGATGAATATTTCGGAGGGGGAGAATCAGAATGA
- a CDS encoding YybS family protein, whose product MNQSKRLTDGALLTAIFMVLLLVTVFVPVLSIFAMFVLPVPFVIYASRYNWKPTLLMLVAAMILTTLFATVFSLPIAVLMGFGGLMIGSAIYQNVSAYETWARGTFGFIVGLLFVFVYSQVLFDVNWIEEFESALAESMQMSTAFLEQFGAGEQQMEETQELLEQQIGLLTDLFPVGLAVAAVVLAFISQWLSYKVINRIERKELRFPPFRMLQFPVSVIWIYLAALVFSFIELDPDNVLYLGAQNLLVITGLLMSLQGISFIFFYAHHKNISKAIPILSVVLIVIFAPLLYLVRILGIIDIGFRLRDRMTDNNEK is encoded by the coding sequence ATGAATCAATCAAAGAGGCTAACAGATGGAGCATTACTTACAGCAATATTTATGGTGCTGTTGCTGGTCACCGTTTTTGTTCCTGTGCTATCGATTTTTGCAATGTTTGTGTTGCCGGTACCATTTGTTATATACGCATCAAGATATAATTGGAAACCAACTTTATTAATGCTTGTTGCAGCGATGATTTTGACAACACTTTTTGCTACTGTCTTTTCGTTGCCAATCGCTGTACTTATGGGCTTTGGTGGGTTAATGATTGGAAGCGCGATTTACCAGAATGTATCTGCTTATGAGACATGGGCCCGTGGAACATTTGGCTTTATTGTCGGTTTATTATTTGTTTTTGTGTATAGCCAGGTTTTATTCGATGTAAATTGGATAGAGGAATTTGAATCAGCACTCGCAGAATCCATGCAAATGAGCACGGCATTTTTAGAACAATTTGGCGCTGGAGAGCAGCAGATGGAAGAAACCCAAGAATTACTGGAGCAACAAATTGGATTATTAACAGATCTGTTTCCCGTAGGCTTGGCAGTTGCCGCTGTTGTCCTGGCATTTATTAGCCAATGGCTTAGCTATAAAGTGATAAATCGGATAGAGCGAAAAGAATTGCGGTTTCCACCTTTTCGCATGCTACAATTTCCGGTTTCTGTTATATGGATCTATTTAGCAGCGCTAGTTTTTTCATTTATTGAACTGGATCCGGATAACGTTCTTTACTTAGGGGCTCAAAATCTGCTTGTCATAACAGGCCTGTTAATGTCCCTTCAAGGCATTTCCTTTATATTCTTTTACGCGCATCATAAGAATATCTCAAAAGCAATTCCTATCTTAAGTGTGGTATTGATCGTAATTTTTGCCCCACTACTGTATTTAGTACGCATTTTAGGTATAATTGATATAGGCTTTAGGTTAAGGGATCGCATGACAGATAATAATGAAAAATAA
- a CDS encoding DUF1189 family protein, translating to MPRKKAIFKLNRIGMDITVVYMFILLLLVSMPSLIDQLTATEGQSANLNFLFLLIYFFMFYYLPMTIIVFLMLSLIAYIATIVAKGMRRKLRFSILWKMAAYTTTIPFLLYTVIALLYPVSDVFLLLSLIYTLVLIVMIISVYPRRKIRS from the coding sequence TTGCCGCGTAAAAAGGCAATTTTCAAGCTTAATCGAATTGGAATGGATATAACGGTAGTGTATATGTTTATTCTATTATTACTTGTTTCTATGCCATCATTGATCGATCAACTAACAGCAACCGAAGGTCAGAGTGCCAATTTAAATTTTTTGTTTTTACTTATTTATTTTTTTATGTTCTATTATCTCCCAATGACGATAATTGTTTTTCTCATGCTGTCACTGATTGCCTATATCGCAACAATAGTAGCAAAAGGGATGCGGCGCAAATTACGTTTCTCCATTCTCTGGAAAATGGCTGCCTATACGACAACAATTCCGTTTTTACTTTACACTGTTATTGCGTTGCTTTATCCCGTTAGTGACGTGTTTTTGCTGCTTTCTCTTATTTATACACTAGTACTAATCGTTATGATTATTTCTGTTTATCCGAGGCGTAAAATTCGGTCGTGA
- the rpsR gene encoding 30S ribosomal protein S18 translates to MAARRGRAKRKKVCYFTANGITHIDYKDVDLLRRFVSERGKILPRRVTGTSAKYQRKLTKAIKRARTMALLPFVAGE, encoded by the coding sequence ATGGCAGCTCGTCGCGGACGCGCAAAGCGTAAAAAAGTGTGTTATTTCACAGCAAATGGTATTACACACATCGACTATAAAGACGTTGATTTGCTAAGACGTTTCGTTTCAGAACGTGGAAAAATTCTTCCACGTCGTGTAACTGGAACATCTGCAAAATATCAACGTAAACTTACAAAAGCAATCAAACGCGCTCGTACAATGGCTTTATTGCCATTTGTAGCGGGAGAATAA